The bacterium genomic interval CTCGACGCCGAGCGCCGCCAGCAGCGGTCGATGGCGATCGAAGCGGCCGACGTTCACGACGATGCGCGGCCACGCGTCGAGCTCGTCCGCGAGGGCGGGGTCCTGCTTCATCCCGTGCAGGCGCCGGCAATCGCTGCACCACGCCGCGGAGAACTCGACGAGCAGGGGGCGCGCGGACTCCAGGGAAGAGCGGCAGAGCGTGTCGAGCTCGCTCGTCAGCTGTGCATCGGTCCGGAAGGGAGCGTCGTAGGCCGTGGCCGGCGAGGGCACGCTCGGATCGGCGTCCGTCCGTTCGCAACCGAGGCCCGGAACCAGGGCGAGAAACGCGATGAGCGAGGGGATCGGGTGGGCTTTCAAGGGGCCTCCGGCGCGCTGCGGGGAGCGCGGCGAGAGTCTAGTCTTGGCGCCCGCGTCGCGCCGATCCGGGCGGGACCCATCAGGAGATGACCGTGCTCGAGGTGAACGAATATTTCGACGGCAACGTGAAGTCGATCGGCTTCCAGACCGAGACCCTCCCGGCGACCGTCGGCGTGATGGCACCCGGCGAGTACGAATTCGGGACGAGTCAGAAGGAGACGATGACCGTCGTCTCCGGCGAGCTCGTCGTGAAGCTTCCCGGCGAGAACGACTTTCGCGCCTATCCGGCGGGCGAGCGCTTCGTCGTCGAGGCGAACCAGTCGTTCCAGCTGAAGGTCGCCGTCGCGACGGCCTATCTCTGCACCTACGCGTAGGGCCGACGAGGGGGGCGAAGCGACCCCGGGGACCCGGATCCGGCGCCGACGACGGGCCGGCGCCCCCGTCGTGATCGACGCCGCTCCGGAATCCTGAGCGCTCACCGTCTCGGCCTCGGGGAAACACGTCCCCTCGACGAAAAACCGCCCGATTTTCCGACACATCGGAAGTCTCCACACCACGGAACCCCACACGCAGCGGGCCTGCTCTGGGACCGCAGCGGGTAGTTGGGGTTCCCGATGTACACGCGACTTCTCTTCCCGATTCTGGCCACGATCGGCCTCCTGCTGAGCGCAGGAGGGGTTTCGGCCGCCGTGATCGAGGCGACGGCTTCCTCCTTCACGGGAGATCCGCTCTCGGTCTCCGTCACCATCGACGACGAAGCCGACGCCGGGAGCCTCGTGATCACGCTCTCGGTCGACGAGTCGGAATCGACCGCCGATCTGCGCGGTTTCTTCGCGCACGTCGCCGACGAGAGCCTGCTGGCGGGTCTGTCCGTGAGCGGCGCGAGCGTGGGCAGTGCGACGTTCGCAGCCAACGACGTGATCAATCTCCGGCGCGGCAACAACCTGAACGGCGGTGGGTCGCTCTGCCCATGCGATCTCGGCCTCGAGATCGGAAGCCCGGGAATCGGCTCCGATGACATCCAGTCCGTGACCTTCACGCTCTCGCACGCGACCGAGAGCTTGAGCACCTCCTTCCTGAGCGGACAGGCCTTCGGTGTGCGCGCGACGAGCGTCGGCACCGACGGCTCCCGCGAGGGTTCGTCGAAGCTGGTCGGGGTCGTCCCCGAGCCGTCGACGTCGCTGCTGCTGCTCATGGGGCTGGCCGGTCTGGCCGGATCACGCCGACGCTGATCCACCGAGGGAGACACCCTCGATTTCGCCTTCGTCCCCGACCTCCCTTACGATCTGCTCGATCTGCGAGGGAGGGAACGCAATGATCGCGTCGAATCGGATCCGACGATGGGTGGGTGCACTCGCGGGATGCTTGCTGGTGTCTTCGGTCGCCTGTACGGGTCCGATCTCCGTTGCCACCCGGAACCACGACGAGATCCGGCTGGGAGACTTCGACGCCTTCCGACTCGAGGTGGCGAGCGCCGAGGGCGCCGATCCGGAGCGTGACGGGATCCCGCTCCAGCTGCTCGAGCGGGAGGCGGGCGCGCTCATCACGGAGCGCGGCTACCGACTCGCGCCCGGCGCGGGCCACGCCGTCTCGATCCGCCTCACGGCGGGTCCCGAGCGGGTCGTCCGCCGGACGTGGTCCGCAGATCCCGGATACAACGCCTATGTCGAGCGAGAACGCGAGGAAGCCGTCCTCGTCCTCTCGGCGGTCGACGACGGGCGCGGGCTCGAAGCGTGGCGCGGCGAATCGCGCGTACGGCTCCCCGAGGCGGGGATGCTCGTCGGCCCGAGCCGCGAGACCGTGTGGATGGATGCCCTCGCCGAGCTGATCGGCCGACTGCCGGCGCGCTCCGAGAACTGACTCTCGGGGCGACGTCCGAGAATTCACCGAAATGCCATCCGTCCCGCCGCCTCGAGGACCTAGCCTCCGGGCCAAGAGCTCATGTCGACGTCCCGCCCCCTCTCCGACCCCACACCGACGCCCCGCTCGCTGATCGCCGCCTTCGTCCTCGCGCTGGCGGCGGTCGCCTGCTCCGATGCGCCCGACGACACCGTCTCCGACGAGCGCCTGGCCGCGTATCGCGCGCAGATCCCGGATCTCGTGGCCGAGGACTGCCGTCGCCATGAGACGAACGTCTCCGTCCACGGACCCGCGTGCGAAGCCGCTTCCTCGCTCTTCCACGAGGCCGTCGGCGATCTCCTGGCGACCGTGCCGCCGACCTGGGAGAAGCAGGTCCTGGCGATCGGGGGCATCTGCCGAGCCAAGGCCTATCGCTACGCGCAGTCAGAGCTGGATCGAAGGGAGGAGACCGACCTCCTCGTCGAGGGACTCGCGGCGGCGCCGGTCTGTCTCGAAGAGCAGTTCGAGCTCTTGAAGGACGTGGCGCGCCGCGAGGGCGTGCCGGTTCCTGGCGACTGATCGCGCGTCGGACGCGATGGCCCGTCCTCCTTCCGCTGCCTAGACTCCGCCCGCGTTCCGACGCCGAATCGTCGGGCGGAGAGGAGGCGAGCGATGA includes:
- a CDS encoding thioredoxin family protein; protein product: MKAHPIPSLIAFLALVPGLGCERTDADPSVPSPATAYDAPFRTDAQLTSELDTLCRSSLESARPLLVEFSAAWCSDCRRLHGMKQDPALADELDAWPRIVVNVGRFDRHRPLLAALGVESIAHWEVLAPTRCDVPIADWPSLARRTLEMSSGEARNLTPDDLARWLAAFRAGGSG
- a CDS encoding pyrimidine/purine nucleoside phosphorylase; this translates as MLEVNEYFDGNVKSIGFQTETLPATVGVMAPGEYEFGTSQKETMTVVSGELVVKLPGENDFRAYPAGERFVVEANQSFQLKVAVATAYLCTYA
- a CDS encoding PEP-CTERM sorting domain-containing protein, whose amino-acid sequence is MYTRLLFPILATIGLLLSAGGVSAAVIEATASSFTGDPLSVSVTIDDEADAGSLVITLSVDESESTADLRGFFAHVADESLLAGLSVSGASVGSATFAANDVINLRRGNNLNGGGSLCPCDLGLEIGSPGIGSDDIQSVTFTLSHATESLSTSFLSGQAFGVRATSVGTDGSREGSSKLVGVVPEPSTSLLLLMGLAGLAGSRRR